The following nucleotide sequence is from Catonella massiliensis.
AAGAAATTCGATGGAATAGTTTACAAAAGGAGGATTGAAGCTAAAGAAAAAGAAGCAATGAATTACCTTTGTAAGGGAAAGAAGCTTGAGAAAGAAAGCCAGATAGGAAAGGAAATTGATTATTTCTTAGACTTCTATGGTGATATAGAGCCAAAAGTATTCCTAAGTTATGACAGACAGGCGTTCTTCGATAAAGACAATCCTGATTTTCGAATGACATTCGATGAAAACATTCTTTGGAGAGAAGACAACTTAAGTCTAACCAATGAGGTTTATGGAAAACCAATACTTGAAGACGGAGAGGCCCTACTAGAAATAAAATCAGCAGATACTTTCCCATTATGGTTAGTAGAAGTTCTTAGCAAATACGGCATTTACAAAGTTTCATTTTCAAAGTACGGCAATGCCTACACAGAGATATTGAAGAACAGAAGATGGTTATTTGCAAGGGAGGTAGAATTTAACAACGAAGAAAACATGAAAGAGAGGTTGGAGTATGGATATGTTTAATAGTTTATTTAGCAGTGGAACTGCCACAGCAGTTTCACCTGTATCAGTTTTTATTTGTATAGGAGCGGCGCTTGCGATAGGAATCTTCCTAGCCCTGGTCTATACCTATAAGAGCAGATATTCACAGAGTTTTGTGGTTACACTTGCAATGCTCCCTGCTGTAGTAAGTATGGTAATACTTTTGGTAAATGGCAATGTAGGAGCAGGAGTAGCTGTTGCAGGAACGTTCGGACTTGTAAGATTCCGTTCGGTACCTGGCACTGCGAAGGAAATAGGAGCAATCTTTTTATCAATGGCTACAGGACTTGCAATAGGTATGGGATTTGTAGGATATGCGGCAGTATTTGCTCTCATAATGGGAGTAGTAACTCTCATTTACACAAAACTGGGATATGTAGTTTTTGCAGGATCTAAATTGCAGAAGAGTCTTACAATTACAATACCTGAAAATCTTGACTACACAGAAGTATTTACAGAAACACTTAATAAATATACCAAGAGCTCAAACTTACTTGGTGTAAAGACAACCAATATGGGTAGCTTATTCAAGCTTAGCTATGATGTTACCCTGAATAAGGAGGGAATAGAAAAAGAATTTATTGATGCACTTAGATGTAAAAACGGTAACTTGGAAATTCGCTTAAACCGTCCTGGAATGGGTGGAGAAGAACTTTAATTAACAAGAAAAATAACAATAAACAGCTTATAAGAAAGGAAACTAAAATTATGAAAAAGAAGATAATGATGATAGCTTTAACAGGTGGGCTTTTACTTAGTGTAACAGCTTGTAACAAAGCAGGTGCTGCAAATAGCAGCACCGCTTCCAAAACTGTGGTAACTACCACTTCAAGTACCACAAGCGGTGCCAGTGTAACTACTGACAGCTCTACAACCAGCAGCACAACAACTACTGCATCTTCAGGAACTTCCTCCTCTACTGCGACAGGAACAGTGAAGGCAGATATGTTTACAGATCGTGACAAAGATGCGTCTTACGATGAATCAAGTGCTACCAAGGTTAATCTAAGTGAAATAAAGGATTCAACCTATACTATAACCAAGGAAGGTGTTTACATCCTTTCAGGAAGCTATTCGGGGCAGATAATTGTCAATGTGGCGGATACTGCTAAGGTTCAACTTGTACTTGATGGTGTGACAATTACCAATGAAAGCAGTGCTGCTATATATGTAAAAGAGGCAGACAAGGTTTTCGTAACACTAAAGGATGGTACTACGAGTACACTTACAACTTCAGGAACCTTTGTAGCTACTGATGACAACAATGTTGACGGTGTTATCTTCTCAAAGGGAGACCTTACCATCAATGGAAGCGGTTCTCTTAAGATAAGCTCTACCGCTCACGGCATAGTGGGCAAGGATGATGTTGTAATTACAGGTGGAAATATTGACATAACATCCACAAAGAAGGGCATCAGCGGAAAGGACAGTGTAAGAATAGCTGATGGTACTATCAATATTACAACAGGAACTGATGGTATCCACTCTGAAAACAGTGATGACACAACTAAGGGCTTCGTGTACATTGAAGGTGGCACTATTACAATAAATGCAGCAGATGACGGTATTCACGCAGGAACTACCCTTGATATAGTTGGTGGTAAGATTAACATTACCCAAAGTAATGAAGGTCTTGAAGGCAAGGATGTAAATATCTCGGGCGGCGAAGTAAATGTGGTGTCAAGTGATGATGGTATCAATGCAACAGCTTCTTCTGTAACAGGACAGAAGGAAAATATGCAGGCAGAAGATGCAAGCATCAATATCTCAGGTGGTAAGATTACAGTAAATGCGGAAGGAGATGGAATTGATTCTAACGGTGACCTCACAGTAAGCGGTGGTGAGACCTATGTAAGTGGTCCAACCAGGGGTGGTAACGGAGGTATCGATTATAACGGTACAGGTACAATCACAGGCGGTACTTTCATAGTAACAGAGATTCAGAGTATGACTGAGAACTTCGGTTCTTCATCAACTCAGGGTGTTGTACAGTTAAGCGTATCCAATCAGGCAGCAGGAACCACTGTTAGCATTGCTGATTCAAAGGGTAATATACTTGCAAGCTACACACCAGCCAAAGAGTATAACAGTGTTATCATCAGTACAAAAGGCATGACACAGGGTGAGACCTATACAGTGACAGCAGGAACTACAACACAGCAGGTGACTCTTAGCCAGCTCGTAAGTGACTCAGGCGGAATGGGTGGCATGCAGGGAGGCCCTGGCGGTAACGGTGGTCCAGGCGGAAATGAAGGTGGACCCAGGGGAGGCTTCGGGAACGGAATGAATGGAGGCCCAGGTAACGGAGGCTTCGGAGGTCCAAACGGCAACGGTGGCCCGGGTGGTAACGACAGCTTCGGAGGTCCAAATGGAAATGGAGGCTTTGGCGGACCAAACGGAAATATAGCTCAGAATGGAAATGGTGGAAACAACAATCAGAATGGAAATGGAGGTGGACCCAGGGGGGGCTCAATAAATGGCAATAATGGCAACTTCGGAGGCCCAAATGGTAACGGAGGCCCAAATGGTAACGGAGGCCCGGGTGGCAATGGAAATTTCGGAGGTCCACAGGGTAACGGAGGTCCTGGTGGTGGCGGCAACTTCGGAGGACCAAACGGTAACGGAGGCCCTGGTGGTGGCGGCAACTTCGGAGGTCCACAGGGTAACGGAGGTCCTGGTGGTGGCGGCAACTTCGGAGGCCCACAGGGTAACGGAGGTCCGCAGGGAAGACCTGAGGGAGCCCCTCCAAACGGCAGACGCAGAAACTGGGCCAACAACGAAGGTGGTTCCAACAATAGTATGAAAGGAGGACAGAGTAAATCATCCGGAACAACTAACAGTTCAAACAATAATTCCGGAACAAAGGGAAGTACTAATAAAAGCAGAAGCTAAGACTATAGTGGTAAGAGCAGCGCTGGTACTTCACAAATATCCAATCAAAAATTGCTTAATTAGTTACAAGGAGATTGCGAGGGTTAAGGCTCTCGCAGTCTTTTTTTTAAGTTGCATTTAAGCCCCAAAACAACCTATAAGAAAATGAACAAGATTTCCCTAGCTATCTCTTTTATTTTCATAGTAAATATGGTATGATATGTGTGCTTATCTGAGTAAAAAGGAGTAACACAAATGGTTTTTTCCAGTATTTTATTTATTACAAGGTTCCTGCCACTAGTACTAGCAATTTACTTCATAGTGCCAAAGCGTATAAGGAATCTTGTTTTGTTTTTGTCAAGCATACTTTTTTATGCTTGGGGAGAACCTGTATACATATTACTTATGTGCTTTACCATAACTGTAGACTATGTATTTGGAATTATTATAGATAAACAGATGTCAGCAGGTAAGAAAAACAAGGCTAAGGTTTCGCTTGTGGCAGCAGTAGCTATCAATCTCTTGCTGCTTGGTTACTTTAAGTACGCTAATTTTACCATAGATACCATCAATTCGCTTACAGGTGCCGGGATAGCTGCTATCAAGCTGGCTCTGCCAATAGGTATATCATTTTATACATTTCAGAGTCTGTCCTATGTTATTGATGTGTACAGGGGCGATACTAAGGTACAGAAAAACATCCTTGACTTTGGAACCTATGTAACCCTTTTCCCGCAGTTGATTGCAGGGCCTATCGTAAGGTACCGTACAGTAGCAGAGGAAATGCAGGGAAGAGTAGAAAACAGAGCCGATTTTGCGAGGGGTATCAGCCGTTTCATCTTCGGTCTTGGTAAAAAAGTTCTGCTTGCCAATAACGCCGGTCTTCTTTGGGACAGTGTAAATGCACTGACTGCTTCTGAAATGTCAGTAGGAAGTTTTTGGCTGGGGATACTGGCTTATACTTTCCAGATTTATTTTGACTTTTCAGGATATTCGGATATGGCTATAGGTATGGGACTTATGTTTGGCTTCCATTTTGATGAAAACTTCAACTATCCTTATATAGCTAAGTCAATCACTGAATTCTGGAGAAGATGGCATATTTCGCTGTCTACCTGGTTTAAGGAATATGTGTATATTCCACTTGGTGGCAATAGAGCCGGTATTGCCAAGCAGATAAGAAATATAGTTATTGTATGGATGCTTACAGGCTTCTGGCATGGTGCAAGCTGGAACTTTGTTGCCTGGGGACTGTACTATGGAGTCATCCTGATTTTTGAAAAGGTTTTTCTATTGAAAATAATAGAGAAGATGCCAAAGATTGTCAGACATCTTTATACAATGTTTTTGGTTATCATTGGATGGGTACTCTTTTCCTTTGATTCATTTAAGAAAGGGGCAGAGTTCATAGCCGGAATGTTTGGATTAGGCGGTTATTCTGTCATAAATAAAGAGTTTATCTATCTTTTACTTAATAACCTTGTGCTTATAATAATACTTGCAGTTGCAAGTACCGATGTGCCTAAGAGGTGTATAGAAAAACTTGCAGCCAAGGACAAACTGGTATTTAAGGTGGCCGGTATAATTATGCTTGAAGTGATTTTAGGAATATGTGTAGCTTATTTGGTGGCATCAACCTACAATCCGTTCCTGTATTTTAGGTTCTAATGGGAGATATATATGAAAATATTTACTTTTGAAAATGCTAAGATAGCCGTATTTGGAGGGACTTTAGCTGCACTTTTCTTTGGAGCTGTGCTTCATAAGCCTACCGAGTTTTCACAGTCCGAGAACAGATATTTGGAGCAGCGGCCTAAGTTTACTACAGCTAAGCTCTTTGACGGAAGTTTTATGAAAGACTATGAGACCTTTATCACAGACCAGTTTCCTGAAAGAAGCTTTTTTATGGGTGTGAAAACGGCTGTAGAGAGACTCCGAGGAAGAACAGATGACAATGGCGTGTATTTTGGCAAAGATGGCTATCTGTTCGGGAAATATGACGCTTCACTTTTTGAGTCGGAGACTGCAAAGAACAATGAAAAAACAATAGCTGAATTTGTGAAAACATACGCAGACAAATTTGGCAAGGGACATTTTCAGGTAGCACTGGCACCCTCTTCTTCTGAGATATTAGGAGATAAGCTGCCTGCCTATGCGCCTATCTATAACCAGACAAAATTTATTACAGGCATAAAAAACGAAGCAGGGGATGAATATGTTACTGACCTCGGTGACAACCTTAAAAAGCATGCAAATGAGTATATCTATTACAGGACAGACCATCACTGGACCAGTCTCGGAGCTTACTACGGCTATGAGGCTGTTGCTTCCGGACTGGGGCTTAAGGCCCAGCCTCTTAATAAACTAAAGGCTGATACAGTTACTAAGGACTTCCTTGGAACCTATGATTCTAAGGTAAATACAGGTGTCATAGGAGGGGTAATACCTGATGATATTACCTTATATTTTTCTAAAGAAATAGACAAAGCAAAGATGGTATGGGATAATGACAAGGAAAAGAGCTATGACAGTATCTATATGCTAAGTGCCTTGAAGGGGAAAGATAAGTACACGGTATTCTTTGGTGGCAACCACAGTGTTACAGATATTAAGACAGATAACAACACAGGTAAGACCCTGCTTTTAATTAAAGATAGTTTTGCTCATAGTCTTGCACCATTTTTGATAAAGGATTATGATAGAATAATAATGCTTGATTTAAGATATTTTAATAAAAGTCTTAAAAAATACATTGATGAAAATAAAATCACTGATTTACTGGTACTTTACAGTACGCCGGACTTCGCAGAGGATGCAAATATTGGCAGATTGTTGAGGTAGATATGTTAAAGAAAGCTTTAAAAATTTCACTTATAATTTCACTGTTTTTTATTGCAGTGCTTGCGGCTGCAGCTTACTTGACAAAGACTAAGAAGGATGACATAAAAAAAGAGGAAACAACTGTACCAAACAGGGTGGAGTTTGTAAAGTCGGAGGTTGTATCTGCAAAAGACATGTACAAGAAGGTTGCAAAGAAGCTTAAGGTGAAGAAGCCTGATATATATTCTATGAAGTATCAAAAGGCTGCAAAGAGTATAATCGAGAATTATAAGAAAAAGGGGAACTATACTGTAGATTCGCCTCTTCTTATCGTAAATCCTTATGGAACCAATACCACAGGTCTTTATATTTATTTTAAGCTCAAGTTTAGAGTAAATACCATATATTCGGTTAATGTAAAGGAAATTGACGGTAAGGAAGATGCAAATACAAAGGACTTTCAGGGAGCATTATATACCAATACTACCGGCATGCCACTTGCTGAGCAGGAAGGCATAATCATAGGAATGGTACCGGGAGAGAGAAATTATGTATCGGTATACATTTATGATGAAAACAATAAAATGATAGCTAAAGCAGGGTACAGGTTAGATATTCCTGAGGCTGAAACCGTGACTATGAAGACTCTTGAAGCTTCTCTTGATAGAGAGGTTACCCAGCTTTCGGATGGGTTATTTGCTGTATTTGGACTCGATGATAACGGCAGGAAAGAAAAACATATATTATTCTACGATAACTACGGCATCTTGAGGGCTGAGCTTCCGCTTGTTAAAGGTGGAGGAGCCGCTGAGACCAATATAGCACAGATTGATGACAAGCTTTTTTACGCAGTTGATAGTAACAGGTTTGCTGTTATTGACAGATTTGGTAAGGTCGAGAAGTTTATCCCGCTTGAAGGCGGAGCTTATGCACTTGGAGATATGGACCTCAATACGGGTATAAGGAAGGCTGTAACTCTGTCAAGAAGAAACGGAAATGACGGGATTTTCTCAGTAGATATCTTAGAGGGCAAGTCTAAAGAAATAGTAAACTTTAACAAACTTTTTTCTGCTTACTATAAGAAAGGCGGTTCCAAGTTAAAGTTTACCTCAGTGCAGTTTATTAATGATAATGACTTGATTGTAAGTGAGAAGAACACTTCGTCCATTGTCAGGATTAACAATGTTTTCAGAAATCCCAAGATAAAGGGAGTTATTTCAGGCACCAATGACCTGAAATCAGCTTATGGTGATGCGTTCTACAGTAAGGATGGAGACTTTGTCAGCCAGAAAAAGCAAAGTACGGCCTATGTTGATAAGAGCGAAAAGCTTGGTAAGAAACAGTATCATCTGATAGTATTTGACAATAACTCTGGCGGTTTGAATTCCTTTAGCTACAAGTATCTGGTAGATGGTGAGAAGATGACGTATAGCCTTGAAAACAGTATCGAACTTCCTTATTCCGCTGAGAATGGAAGTGTTTCTCTTAATCAGGGTTATCTTATAGCGGCCTCTACTGGAAGCGGTAGCTTTGAGGAGTACAATCCGGATGGATATAAGCTTGCAAGCTATAGTTTTAAGAACAAGAAAAAGGCTTACAGGGTGTATAAGCATAGTATGAAAGGCAGTTGGTTTACCAAGTAATGGAATTTAATGAATTTATTAGTGATAAAAAGATACTCTCAGGCATAGGAAAGTTTAGATTTAAGAGACCAACACCTGTTCAGGAGGCGGTTTATGCCAAGGTGCTTGAGGGGGGCAGCTATTTTGTGCAGGCTCCTACAGGTTCGGGCAAGACCTTGGCTTATTTACTTCCTTTATTCGAGAAGTATAAAAATGTGGAAAGGGAGAACAAGGTTATTATAGCCGCTCCTACCACAGAGCTTGCTTTGCAGATACATAGACAGGCTGAGCTTGTCAGAGGATATACAGGTATAGGCCTTCATTCTGTCTGTCTCGGTGGAAATGCAAGCATAATAAGGCAGATTGAAAATCTCAAAAATAAGCCTCAGATTATTGTAGGTACACCGGGGCGGATAATAGAGCTAATCAGAAAAAGAAAAATTGCAGCACATTTAGTAAAATCTTTAGTGCTTGATGAGGGCGACAGACTTTTTGATAAGAACAATAAGGAGACTACGAATGCACTTATCAAATGCCTCGTAAGGGACAGGCAGCTTTTATTGTTCTCTGCTACCCAGACAAGGGCAGCTCTTGATGGGGCAAAGGCCTGGGCTCCTGATATAGAGGAGATTAGTGCTGACGGAGGAAGGGAAATCCCAGCCAATATCAAGCATTGGTATATTGTTTGTGAAAAAAGAAACAAGCTTGAAATTCTTCGTGGTACTACAGGGGCAATAAGGACCAGGAAGGCGATTATCTTTGTAAATGGTACTTATGATATAGAAGAGACCTACAAGAAGCTTGCCTACCACCACTATCAGGTGGATTTTATAGGAGGAGAGCGTAATAAGGAAGAAAGAAAGAAGGCTATGCAGGGCTTTTCGCACGGTAAGATAAAGTATCTCATAGCTACAGATCTTGCTGCGAGAGGTTTACAGTTTGATGATGTGGATACAGTTTTTCATGTAAATCTACCTGAGGACGCCGATACCTATCTTCACAGGGCAGGTAGGACAGGGCGTGCAGGCAGGGTAGGAAGGAACTTGATTATCATTACAGAGAGGGAACTTCCTATTATCAAAAAGTATGAAAAGGCACTTGGAATCAAGTTTTCCCAGAAGTTTTACTATAATGGTAAGTTGATGGATGTGAAGAAGGAAGACAGGAGAAACGACGGCTAAACTTTATATAACCAAAGCATCAATGCGGATTTTTTGCTAAATGATGAAATGGATAAAGAAAATATGCTGCCGGAAGTGATTGAAAAATTTGCTCTGGAATCATACAAAATGGGACATTTCCAAATCGGAGCTGTCCCTTTTTGTACGATATTTAATAAGAATCAAAGCCTCTAAGCATCCTTGCCCTGTTAGGGTGGCGGAGCTTTCTAAGAGCCTTTGCTTCTATCTGTCTGATACGCTCTCTGGTTACATTAAATTCTTTGCCTACCTCTTCAAGAGTTCTGGTTCTTCCATCAAGAAGGCCAAATCTAAGCACGAGTACCCTCTGCTCCCTTTCGGAAAGGGTAGTAAGAAGCTTTTTTATCTGATCCTGAAGCATAGTGTAGGTAGCAGCTTCTTCAGGGCCCATTATAGTATCATCTTTGATAAAATCGCCAAGATGGCTGTCGTCCTCTTCTCCGATAGGAGTATCAAGTGATATAGGATCAGCGGAAATCTTCATTATTTCACGCACCTTTTCTACAGGAAGATTCATCTGTGCTGCAATTTCCTCCTCGGTAGGTTCACGCCCTAGCTCCTGAAGCAGGCTCCTGGATACTCTGTATGCCTTGTTGATAACCTCTGACATATGCACAGGTATACGTATTGTTCTTGACTGGTCCGCTATAGAACGTGTAATTGCCTGCCTTATCCACCAGGTAGCATAAGTACTGAATTTATAGCCCTTGGTATAATCAAACTTATCTACTGCTTTGATGAGTCCAAGATTTCCTTCCTGTATTAGGTCGAGGAAGGAAAGACCACGTCCTACATACTTCTTTGCTATACTTACAACAAGCCTGAGATTGGACTCTGTAAGCCTGTCTGAAGCATCCTGATCACCTTGGGCTATTTTCTTTGCAAGTTCAACTTCCTCTTCCATACTTAGAAGAGGGTAGTTACCGATTTCCTTAAGATAAATCTTCACAGGATCATCTGACATTATTGATAGAGTAATGTCATCTCCTATATCAAGGTCTGCATCGTCATCAACTTCAGGAAGTGAATCATCAAAGAGATCGTCATCCATATCGTTGATGTTCATAATGGTAACGCCGTTGCTCTCGAGATAATCATAGATTTTCTCGTAGTGGCTGGCGTCAATGTTAAGACTCTTAAAATAATCATTTAACTTATCGGACTCGATTACATCTTTATTCTTTTTTGCAATTTGAAGAAGTCCTTCTAATTTTGTTAAAAAATCATCCTTTGCCACAGCGGTGGTATTCTCTGGTTTTGTGTTTTCAGCCGCCACAGCAGTTTTCTTGGTTGATTTTTTAGTAGTTTTCTTTGCGGCAGTTTCTTTTTTTGTTTCTTTCGTTTCTTTTTTTACTTCTTTCGTTTCTTTTTTTACTTCTTTACTTTCTTTATCTTTAGCATTGGAAGCCATTAGCACCATTCCTTTCAAATCTCACTCTTAATTTTTGAGCGTAAACATTTGTAATTATACCATAAATATAAACTAAAATCCAATACAAATTTAAAAAATGAAGCAGCGCATAAAATTTGAATATTTTAGCTGAAAGTGGTAAAATGTAAAAGATTAATGAAAAATGATGAGATTAATGGAGGTATATACACATCTATGAGTCGTGATAATGGACAAAGTCAGATTATTGACTTAAAAAATGAAGGCTCTGTAAAGAGGGTAATTGGTGTAGTCAGCGGAAAGGGTGGAGTAGGCAAGTCATTCGTCACCTCAAGGCTTGCGGCGATATTTCAAAAGAAAGGTTACAATTCAGCAGTTCTTGATGCGGATATAACCGGACCATCCATTCCAAGGTGCT
It contains:
- a CDS encoding carbohydrate-binding domain-containing protein — protein: MKKKIMMIALTGGLLLSVTACNKAGAANSSTASKTVVTTTSSTTSGASVTTDSSTTSSTTTTASSGTSSSTATGTVKADMFTDRDKDASYDESSATKVNLSEIKDSTYTITKEGVYILSGSYSGQIIVNVADTAKVQLVLDGVTITNESSAAIYVKEADKVFVTLKDGTTSTLTTSGTFVATDDNNVDGVIFSKGDLTINGSGSLKISSTAHGIVGKDDVVITGGNIDITSTKKGISGKDSVRIADGTINITTGTDGIHSENSDDTTKGFVYIEGGTITINAADDGIHAGTTLDIVGGKINITQSNEGLEGKDVNISGGEVNVVSSDDGINATASSVTGQKENMQAEDASINISGGKITVNAEGDGIDSNGDLTVSGGETYVSGPTRGGNGGIDYNGTGTITGGTFIVTEIQSMTENFGSSSTQGVVQLSVSNQAAGTTVSIADSKGNILASYTPAKEYNSVIISTKGMTQGETYTVTAGTTTQQVTLSQLVSDSGGMGGMQGGPGGNGGPGGNEGGPRGGFGNGMNGGPGNGGFGGPNGNGGPGGNDSFGGPNGNGGFGGPNGNIAQNGNGGNNNQNGNGGGPRGGSINGNNGNFGGPNGNGGPNGNGGPGGNGNFGGPQGNGGPGGGGNFGGPNGNGGPGGGGNFGGPQGNGGPGGGGNFGGPQGNGGPQGRPEGAPPNGRRRNWANNEGGSNNSMKGGQSKSSGTTNSSNNNSGTKGSTNKSRS
- a CDS encoding DHHW family protein, coding for MKIFTFENAKIAVFGGTLAALFFGAVLHKPTEFSQSENRYLEQRPKFTTAKLFDGSFMKDYETFITDQFPERSFFMGVKTAVERLRGRTDDNGVYFGKDGYLFGKYDASLFESETAKNNEKTIAEFVKTYADKFGKGHFQVALAPSSSEILGDKLPAYAPIYNQTKFITGIKNEAGDEYVTDLGDNLKKHANEYIYYRTDHHWTSLGAYYGYEAVASGLGLKAQPLNKLKADTVTKDFLGTYDSKVNTGVIGGVIPDDITLYFSKEIDKAKMVWDNDKEKSYDSIYMLSALKGKDKYTVFFGGNHSVTDIKTDNNTGKTLLLIKDSFAHSLAPFLIKDYDRIIMLDLRYFNKSLKKYIDENKITDLLVLYSTPDFAEDANIGRLLR
- a CDS encoding polyphosphate polymerase domain-containing protein; this translates as MGQGTFQRFEIKFLLSKEQKEAVLEAMKPYMKADSYGNSTIRNIYFDKPDFLLIRHSLDKPIYKEKLRVRSYKKVNEEDKVFIELKKKFDGIVYKRRIEAKEKEAMNYLCKGKKLEKESQIGKEIDYFLDFYGDIEPKVFLSYDRQAFFDKDNPDFRMTFDENILWREDNLSLTNEVYGKPILEDGEALLEIKSADTFPLWLVEVLSKYGIYKVSFSKYGNAYTEILKNRRWLFAREVEFNNEENMKERLEYGYV
- the rpoD gene encoding RNA polymerase sigma factor RpoD, which produces MVLMASNAKDKESKEVKKETKEVKKETKETKKETAAKKTTKKSTKKTAVAAENTKPENTTAVAKDDFLTKLEGLLQIAKKNKDVIESDKLNDYFKSLNIDASHYEKIYDYLESNGVTIMNINDMDDDLFDDSLPEVDDDADLDIGDDITLSIMSDDPVKIYLKEIGNYPLLSMEEEVELAKKIAQGDQDASDRLTESNLRLVVSIAKKYVGRGLSFLDLIQEGNLGLIKAVDKFDYTKGYKFSTYATWWIRQAITRSIADQSRTIRIPVHMSEVINKAYRVSRSLLQELGREPTEEEIAAQMNLPVEKVREIMKISADPISLDTPIGEEDDSHLGDFIKDDTIMGPEEAATYTMLQDQIKKLLTTLSEREQRVLVLRFGLLDGRTRTLEEVGKEFNVTRERIRQIEAKALRKLRHPNRARMLRGFDSY
- a CDS encoding DEAD/DEAH box helicase, with translation MEFNEFISDKKILSGIGKFRFKRPTPVQEAVYAKVLEGGSYFVQAPTGSGKTLAYLLPLFEKYKNVERENKVIIAAPTTELALQIHRQAELVRGYTGIGLHSVCLGGNASIIRQIENLKNKPQIIVGTPGRIIELIRKRKIAAHLVKSLVLDEGDRLFDKNNKETTNALIKCLVRDRQLLLFSATQTRAALDGAKAWAPDIEEISADGGREIPANIKHWYIVCEKRNKLEILRGTTGAIRTRKAIIFVNGTYDIEETYKKLAYHHYQVDFIGGERNKEERKKAMQGFSHGKIKYLIATDLAARGLQFDDVDTVFHVNLPEDADTYLHRAGRTGRAGRVGRNLIIITERELPIIKKYEKALGIKFSQKFYYNGKLMDVKKEDRRNDG
- a CDS encoding DUF4956 domain-containing protein, with product MFNSLFSSGTATAVSPVSVFICIGAALAIGIFLALVYTYKSRYSQSFVVTLAMLPAVVSMVILLVNGNVGAGVAVAGTFGLVRFRSVPGTAKEIGAIFLSMATGLAIGMGFVGYAAVFALIMGVVTLIYTKLGYVVFAGSKLQKSLTITIPENLDYTEVFTETLNKYTKSSNLLGVKTTNMGSLFKLSYDVTLNKEGIEKEFIDALRCKNGNLEIRLNRPGMGGEEL
- a CDS encoding aryl-sulfate sulfotransferase → MLKKALKISLIISLFFIAVLAAAAYLTKTKKDDIKKEETTVPNRVEFVKSEVVSAKDMYKKVAKKLKVKKPDIYSMKYQKAAKSIIENYKKKGNYTVDSPLLIVNPYGTNTTGLYIYFKLKFRVNTIYSVNVKEIDGKEDANTKDFQGALYTNTTGMPLAEQEGIIIGMVPGERNYVSVYIYDENNKMIAKAGYRLDIPEAETVTMKTLEASLDREVTQLSDGLFAVFGLDDNGRKEKHILFYDNYGILRAELPLVKGGGAAETNIAQIDDKLFYAVDSNRFAVIDRFGKVEKFIPLEGGAYALGDMDLNTGIRKAVTLSRRNGNDGIFSVDILEGKSKEIVNFNKLFSAYYKKGGSKLKFTSVQFINDNDLIVSEKNTSSIVRINNVFRNPKIKGVISGTNDLKSAYGDAFYSKDGDFVSQKKQSTAYVDKSEKLGKKQYHLIVFDNNSGGLNSFSYKYLVDGEKMTYSLENSIELPYSAENGSVSLNQGYLIAASTGSGSFEEYNPDGYKLASYSFKNKKKAYRVYKHSMKGSWFTK
- a CDS encoding MBOAT family O-acyltransferase translates to MVFSSILFITRFLPLVLAIYFIVPKRIRNLVLFLSSILFYAWGEPVYILLMCFTITVDYVFGIIIDKQMSAGKKNKAKVSLVAAVAINLLLLGYFKYANFTIDTINSLTGAGIAAIKLALPIGISFYTFQSLSYVIDVYRGDTKVQKNILDFGTYVTLFPQLIAGPIVRYRTVAEEMQGRVENRADFARGISRFIFGLGKKVLLANNAGLLWDSVNALTASEMSVGSFWLGILAYTFQIYFDFSGYSDMAIGMGLMFGFHFDENFNYPYIAKSITEFWRRWHISLSTWFKEYVYIPLGGNRAGIAKQIRNIVIVWMLTGFWHGASWNFVAWGLYYGVILIFEKVFLLKIIEKMPKIVRHLYTMFLVIIGWVLFSFDSFKKGAEFIAGMFGLGGYSVINKEFIYLLLNNLVLIIILAVASTDVPKRCIEKLAAKDKLVFKVAGIIMLEVILGICVAYLVASTYNPFLYFRF